In Rhinoderma darwinii isolate aRhiDar2 chromosome 9, aRhiDar2.hap1, whole genome shotgun sequence, the following are encoded in one genomic region:
- the LOC142661279 gene encoding protein phosphatase 1 regulatory subunit 3E-like: MLSASSSSSSSGACGSCRDVMCVTTRQPQHLPPSIIHTLPLSCSGETEQSTRSTCLGCMDTMPTHRHLLPRNFSCTAVLYGESPESPEEEDVNDGEEETVEKTKEPIKPITRGRDINVVPQSPTARRRAKSLPTPAERRHLEVVAPRKKEVRFADALGLELTSVRHFSDTELPRVPYHVLAGLRCKETCPAGAELSALLLRPAPGTPQLEPLFTNPGIKPDFLDFVRQRRVCLETIHTDLFSVSGDLRVLNMSYEKEVKVRFTMDAWSTSSEVMAAYQRGYSDRYSDRFSFKLLCPTLLNKEGLLEFAIQYKVCGTEYWDNNDGENYKVKSHRATVSPPKEYENAWIHFI; encoded by the coding sequence ATGCTgagcgcctcctcctcctcttcctccagtGGCGCGTGTGGTTCCTGCAGGGATGTTATGTGCGTCACGACACGTCAGCCCCAGCATCTTCCTCCTTCTATAATCCACACACTACCCCTCTCATGTAGTGGGGAGACCGAGCAGAGCACACGAAGCACCTGCCTGGGGTGTATGGACACCATGCCCACCCACCGCCACCTCCTGCCACGAAACTTCAGCTGCACAGCAGTCCTCTATGGGGAAAGCCCGGAGAGCCCAGAGGAGGAAGACGTCAACGATGGTGAAGAAGAGACGGTAGAGAAGACCAAGGAACCCATCAAACCTATCACCCGGggaagagacatcaatgtggtgccacagagcccaacTGCCCGCAGAAGAGCCAAGTCCTTACCCACGCCTGCTGAGCGGAGGCACCTGGAGGTGGTGGCTCCTAGAAAGAAGGAGGTACGTTTTGCAGACGCTCTGGGGCTAGAGTTAACCTCAGTTCGGCACTTTAGTGATACAGAGCTGCCTAGAGTTCCTTACCATGTTCTGGCTGGGCTGCGCTGCAAGGAAACTTGTCCCGCGGGGGCGGAGCTTAGCGCGCTGTTGCTCCGCCCTGCTCCAGGCACTCCTCAGCTGGAGCCTTTATTTACCAACCCAGGCATTAAGCCGGACTTCTTAGACTTCGTGAGACAGCGCAGGGTGTGCTTGGAGACCATACACACAGATCTATTCAGTGTTAGTGGAGATCTCCGAGTCCTTAATATGTCCTATGAGAAGGAGGTGAAGGTCAGATTCACAATGGATGCTTGGAGTACTTCCTCCGAAGTGATGGCCGCCTACCAGCGAGGATATAGTGACAGGTATTCAGACCGATTTTCATTTAAGTTGCTCTGCCCAACCCTGTTGAATAAGGAAGGATTGTTGGAGTTTGCCATTCAGTACAAGGTTTGCGGGACGGAATACTGGGATAATAACGATGGAGAAAACTACAAGGTCAAGAGTCACAGAGCTACTGTGTCTCCACCAAAGGAGTATGAAAATGCATGGATTCACTTTATTTAG